CCCGCGGCCGCAACAGTGTGGTCGTTCGGCTTGGCGCCCGTGTCCTGCGATCAGTGCGATAAGGCACTTCCGCTGAATGGACCCAGGTATGTGTGCAGCCAGTGTCCGGAGATGGATTTCTGTGCGGGCTGTTATGGCCCAGGCGATGGGTTGCTGCTTCAGGGCACGCATTTCGACTGTGCGGTGGGGCATGGTCTTTTGGAGGTTGATTTGGGGGAATATATGCTGCCCGAGCAGAGGGGGGAGGCGCCGGATGAAGGCGTTCTGGATCAGGCGAGGAGGGCATGGTTAGAGGCGCTGATTGAACAGTATAGCCAGTGATGACTTGTATGGATTTGATCTGATAGTTTTATAGCATGTGCTTTGTATGGGAGCGTGGGATATATAGCGAGCGATTTACTACTTGGTTATATTTATAACGAGCGTTATTGATTTAGATACCAGTCGAAACAAGAAATTAAAGCAACAAGCTACCTCCTTTTGTATTCTTAAGACATACATATATGGTTATACTCTAAGTAGTCCACGGGTCCAGTACGTTTACTACGTAGCAAACCAAAGCGGCACCAATATCTTCGAAGTTTCCTGCCGTCTTCCCAGTAATAACAGACTGGTTTAGTCAAAGCTGCTTAGTTATTTCCACAACTCCCCCACTTGATCGCCTGCGGCGTCTTAAGGaacttctcatcctccgcatAGATAACAACACTCTCGCCGTCGACACCCACAAAGGTACAGAAGCCGCCGCCGGGCGAGGTGACGCGGTGAACGACTAGGGGGTTATCTGTCCCAGTATGAATTAGCATTTAAAACACTAGAAGTCGCATcagaagaaataaaagtcATATAGGGTGTGGGGTACCGATTTGAACTTGGGTCCTGTCAGTTGGAACCAAGAGGCTGTAAGATTCTTCGTTGTTCTCGCCGTAGAAGGTGACCGAGACGTCGAAGGCGCTGGTCAGGGCAGCGAGGGTGGCAAGCGCGGTAAACACGGAGAACTTCATTTTGATAGATTGATAGTAGTACTTTGATAGTAAGAACTGGTTTGAATTTGTATAGTTTTCAATGCCCGTGGGGATGGCAGTTTAAATAGCCACGTTTGCCACTAAATACGAGCATATCATCTGCATAAACTGTGTAAGCTATAATTAGGCGAGAAGCTCTTAATAACGTCAAATAGGCTTCGAGATACAAGGCTGGATATGGTTTGCACCAGCTGAGACAAGCGCGCCATAGGCCCGAGTCTGGGGCTTGGAGCGTCACGAGTGGGCGTGAGACGACGTCATCCATCACTACGGAGTGGTTATTGGATGCTGGGTGAAACAGATCTAGTCCGCCTGGAAAGTCTAAGGTGAGACGGGTCGCCTCGTATTTTATAGCACCTAGCAGTGGCCGTGGCTCAAACCTGTGGCGGTCGACTTTAGGATGGTGGTAGCAACAGTGTTAACATGTTCCCAGAACCACCCCAGAGAAGCCTCCAGTGGGCAagatactataatattaggCAGCCAATGGCAATCTGCAGACGGAGGCATCATTCATCCAGGCTATTCATTAACTAAGAACTAGAGCAACCCTCGAATAGTAGTCTCATAGTCCTCAGGCTCCCTCTTCAATATCTCACCCAAAGTCGGCGTAACAACCGCCGTCTCACCACGCCTGATAGCCTCCCAAGCACTCGTCCATTCCTTCGCCAAATCCACCCCATGATACGTATGTTTCCCTTCATGCGGCAGCTTCGCATACTCATCAACACTGATCTGCCGAATAGTCACATCCTTCCCGGAGACCCTTCCCAGCACCTCCGCGGTCTCCTTCAAACTCACAACCCTCGGGCCCGTGAGGAGCACAATCTTATTAACATACGGGAAATCCTCCGCAACATTCCCTCCTGTACTCGTTGCATAATCGACAATCAACTTCGCACTCGCCTCGCCCAGCTCATCCCTCTTCACCCAGGCCACGCCAGGCCCGGACCCATCATGCGGGATGGTAATCTCGCTCTTCGGATTCCTCAAATCAAACCACGAGGTATAAATCGGGAACGATTCCGAGTACAGTCCCTCGCGTATAGAAGTATACGTCAGGGGAGTGTCAAGTTCAGAAAGGAATTTCTCTGTCTGGAGATGCGCGCCCATGACGTGCGCGACGGAGTCGTTGGTGTAGTTCCCtgcgaaggcgagggaggagtAGAAGATGTGCTTTACGCCGGACTTTTGAGCCGCCGTAATAGCTTTTTTGTGTGCCTGCATTCAATTAGCATTCGTTTTCTTAGGTTGGGCCGTAGAATACGTGGGGGTTAAGGCAGGTACATTAAATCGATGCTCGATCTCGAAAGAGGCATAGGAGATGAGCATTAGAACGTCGACGCCGTCAAATGCCTGGTCTAGTGTTGAGGGGTCATCATAGTTTGCGTGACGGACTGtggcaccggcagcagcttcCTTTGATAGAGACTCGGGCTTTCGCGCGATCAGGACGAGCTGGGATGCGGGGACGAGATTAAGGAGGTGCTTGACGATGCTGGATCCCAGGCCGCCGGCGGCGGGGAAAACACCGATTCTTGGCATTGTTTGGAAGTTGTTCTGGTTGATGGTTTTGGTCGATCCAACAGGAGTTGCGGTGTTTATTAAGGATGGTAGAAGAGTTGAAGTGCTTAGAAATCGATCTTGAAGAAGCGAAAAGAAGCTCAAGAGGCCCACTGTATCAGTGACGTCATATTTGTCTCCGTTGTTAGGGCTCACTGTCCACCGTGTAGGTGGTTCTCGAAGATAATCTCACTTGCTGAGCATTAAATCCAAATGGGTTCACAGGCACGCTAAGTATGAAGTTATAAGTTATGCTAATGTACTTCAACTGCGGGGTCAGTAGTATTCACTTAAGTGTTTTGATCAAggcaaatatatatatatacttcgGGTTGACAGATCTGTTTTCTACTACACGATGAGCGACGCTGCAAGAGAATAGGCATGATAGCGAAATTGTTCAGTGAATCTAGGTAAATAGGAACTGTTGGCCGGTTTACTGGGTAGACAAAAGAGTATTAAAAAAATGACCAAAAAGAAATTGACCGACGCAGGGATCGAACCTGCAATCTCTTGATTCGTAGTCAAGCGCCTTGCCATTGGGCCAGCCGGCCTAATTGTTGGAATTGAGTTCTGACCTTACCTATTTGAGTCTACGGCAGCCCAGAATTTGTTCTTGTCGCGTATACCACGCGGGTATGCAGACTCGGGATTGAGGGTGGTGATCTCAAAGACTGGGATTATGAGAGGTGTGTGGGACACAGGAACTCTTGACAAAACCTTTATGGCCAGGAGGCAAGTGATTGCCCCTCACGGAGGGTATTTGCCCTTGCGTGGGCTGAGACGTTTGGAGCCGGATTTTGGTTGGGACGATTTCCGTTCTGATGGCATCAGTCCCTTGACAAATATAAGCCAATCCAGACTAATTTCTTATCTTGCCGAAGTTTGATTGAAGTCCCTATGTATACCATGGCTTCTTAAAGAAGCCCGACCTTCCACTGTATCAGGAATTTCCCTTGGCGTCATGAGTATGAAGGACCGCCTGGCGAGACTCATGGGACCCCATGGACCTAGTAGGTACTACAAAAGCTACGACCTTCCCACTTGCTTGCTATTCAATAGACATACGGCATTTCCCGAGTGAAATACTAGTGTAAACCTGATTGCTTATTTCTAAGTATACGGCCGACTTGGTAACTCAGGATACACCCGAGGCGGTTCCGACCCATGAACCTCCTTTGGCGATGGATGCGGAGGCTGGTGTATGATATCCCCATACAGTTCTGGCGGACTCGGCAGCACGGCCTTCGTGGTTTGGTTCTGCTCTGTGGATGGCCGCATTCGTAGCCAGATGATGAAGGCGAGAGCGGCGAGGA
This region of Aspergillus puulaauensis MK2 DNA, chromosome 5, nearly complete sequence genomic DNA includes:
- a CDS encoding uncharacterized protein (SECRETED:SignalP(1-18)) yields the protein MKFSVFTALATLAALTSAFDVSVTFYGENNEESYSLLVPTDRTQVQIDNPLVVHRVTSPGGGFCTFVGVDGESVVIYAEDEKFLKTPQAIKWGSCGNN
- a CDS encoding uncharacterized protein (COG:G,M;~EggNog:ENOG410PKT0;~InterPro:IPR036291,IPR008030;~PFAM:PF13460,PF05368), which gives rise to MPRIGVFPAAGGLGSSIVKHLLNLVPASQLVLIARKPESLSKEAAAGATVRHANYDDPSTLDQAFDGVDVLMLISYASFEIEHRFNAHKKAITAAQKSGVKHIFYSSLAFAGNYTNDSVAHVMGAHLQTEKFLSELDTPLTYTSIREGLYSESFPIYTSWFDLRNPKSEITIPHDGSGPGVAWVKRDELGEASAKLIVDYATSTGGNVAEDFPYVNKIVLLTGPRVVSLKETAEVLGRVSGKDVTIRQISVDEYAKLPHEGKHTYHGVDLAKEWTSAWEAIRRGETAVVTPTLGEILKREPEDYETTIRGLL